A single genomic interval of Actinomycetota bacterium harbors:
- the ggt gene encoding gamma-glutamyltransferase, giving the protein MTEPKLFPRGCVASPHYLASSAGLAVLASGGNALDAAIATNLTLGVVTPYLCGYGGDLFALVWDGSLHAYNGSGRAPAAATVEAVRAAAGTDVMPALGPHAVTVPGAVEAWFALLDQFGTRSFADLAQTALRYASDGFQLSARGAASIVASRAAYTQDFAADWRAVYGNAGPQDVLRQPDLARTIRTLCDGGPDAYYRGEIAAAIADTVQRHGGLLQEPDLASHTGEWVEPMSTTYRGHEIVELPPNTQGVTVLEALNVFESLDEPGEAESLHRHHLLIESMKLALHDREAHVTDPRHMTVPAATLGSKERARDRAGEVDPVSARKLVPGSAAGGGTVYLCAADESGMCVSLIQSNYMGFGSAVTVPGWGINLHNRGAFFSLDPTHVNAMAPGKRTMHTLIPAMVMRAGRPAIVFGTMGGDGQAQTHLQLLTRILDDGLDVQAAIDAPRWMVSPRDWTVSAESRFDAGVVDGLRARGHEVRLGAAFDARVAGHAHAIAVTPAGYAAATDPRAEGAAIGL; this is encoded by the coding sequence GTGACCGAGCCGAAGCTGTTCCCGCGGGGATGCGTCGCGTCGCCGCACTACCTCGCGTCGTCGGCCGGCTTGGCCGTCCTGGCCTCCGGTGGCAACGCCCTGGACGCGGCCATCGCCACGAACCTGACGCTGGGAGTCGTCACGCCGTACCTGTGCGGGTACGGGGGGGACCTGTTCGCTCTGGTGTGGGACGGGTCGCTCCACGCGTACAACGGGTCCGGTCGTGCGCCTGCCGCCGCGACGGTCGAAGCCGTCCGGGCGGCCGCCGGGACCGATGTGATGCCGGCTCTCGGCCCCCACGCGGTGACTGTGCCGGGAGCCGTGGAGGCCTGGTTCGCCCTGCTGGACCAGTTCGGGACGAGGTCCTTCGCCGACCTCGCTCAGACGGCGCTCCGGTATGCGTCCGACGGTTTCCAGCTCAGCGCGCGCGGTGCGGCGAGCATCGTCGCTTCGAGAGCCGCCTACACGCAGGACTTCGCAGCGGACTGGCGCGCCGTCTACGGAAACGCCGGACCGCAGGACGTGCTGCGGCAGCCCGACCTCGCGCGCACCATCCGGACCCTGTGTGACGGAGGACCGGACGCCTATTACCGAGGCGAGATCGCCGCCGCCATCGCGGACACGGTGCAACGCCACGGCGGGCTGCTTCAGGAACCGGACCTCGCGTCGCACACCGGTGAGTGGGTGGAACCGATGTCCACCACCTACCGCGGCCACGAGATTGTCGAGCTCCCTCCGAACACCCAGGGGGTCACTGTGCTCGAGGCGCTGAACGTGTTCGAGTCGCTCGACGAGCCCGGCGAAGCCGAGTCGCTGCACCGCCACCACCTGCTCATCGAGTCGATGAAACTGGCGCTGCACGACCGGGAGGCCCACGTAACCGACCCGCGTCACATGACCGTGCCGGCAGCGACGCTTGGGTCCAAGGAGCGGGCGCGGGACCGCGCCGGGGAAGTCGATCCCGTTTCGGCGCGCAAGCTCGTCCCCGGATCGGCCGCGGGCGGCGGCACCGTCTACCTCTGCGCGGCCGACGAGTCGGGGATGTGCGTGAGCCTCATCCAGTCCAACTACATGGGGTTCGGGTCCGCCGTGACCGTCCCCGGGTGGGGCATCAACCTGCACAACCGCGGCGCCTTCTTCTCGCTGGACCCCACTCACGTCAACGCCATGGCGCCGGGCAAGCGGACGATGCACACGCTGATCCCGGCCATGGTGATGCGGGCCGGCCGTCCGGCGATCGTGTTCGGGACCATGGGCGGCGACGGACAGGCGCAGACCCACCTTCAGCTGCTCACACGGATCCTGGACGACGGACTCGACGTCCAAGCCGCCATCGACGCGCCCAGGTGGATGGTGTCCCCTCGCGATTGGACCGTCTCCGCCGAGTCGCGGTTTGACGCCGGCGTGGTGGACGGGCTGCGCGCGCGTGGCCACGAGGTGCGCTTGGGGGCAGCCTTTGACGCCAGGGTTGCGGGCCACGCCCACGCGATCGCGGTCACCCCTGCGGGCTACGCAGCCGCCACCGATCCGAGGGCCGAGGGCGCCGCTATCGGCCTGTAG
- the ccrA gene encoding crotonyl-CoA carboxylase/reductase gives MARDIYDIGSAPPLGEVPGQMWAQVIRPERFGEPETAFKVERMDVPEVGPHDALVWVAAAGINYNNVWAARGVPIDVCEVHGRLGEPSDFHIGGSDASGIVYAVGDEVTNVKVGDRVVIHCGAWDVEGVPAGLDPMFHPSYRIWGYETNWGSFAQFTKVQAHQCMPKAEHLSWEAAAACTLVGATAWRMLMGWPPHTVQPDDVVLIWGGSGGLGSMAIQIVREQGGIPVAVVSTDERGKFCMDLGAKGYVLRTGYDHFGRMPDWSDDAGYAEWSAGCRAFGKAVWEVLGERRSPRIVFEHPGQSTIPTSMFVCDTGGMVVICAGTTGYNADVDLRYVWMRQKRLQGSHFANDEQSYAFNDLVRSGRLDPCLGDVFSFEDIWKPHQLMFENRHSEGNMAALVGVREPGRTDLDL, from the coding sequence ATGGCGCGCGACATCTACGACATCGGATCGGCCCCCCCACTCGGGGAAGTGCCCGGCCAGATGTGGGCCCAGGTGATCCGTCCCGAGCGCTTCGGTGAGCCCGAGACGGCGTTCAAGGTCGAACGGATGGACGTCCCGGAGGTCGGCCCCCACGACGCGCTGGTCTGGGTGGCGGCGGCCGGCATCAACTACAACAACGTGTGGGCTGCGCGGGGCGTCCCTATCGACGTCTGCGAGGTCCACGGCCGGCTCGGGGAGCCTTCGGACTTCCACATCGGGGGATCAGACGCGTCCGGGATCGTCTACGCCGTGGGCGACGAGGTCACCAACGTGAAGGTCGGCGACAGGGTCGTCATCCACTGCGGGGCCTGGGACGTGGAGGGCGTACCCGCGGGCCTGGACCCGATGTTCCACCCCAGTTACCGCATCTGGGGCTACGAGACGAACTGGGGCAGCTTCGCGCAGTTCACAAAGGTGCAGGCGCACCAGTGCATGCCGAAGGCCGAGCATCTGTCCTGGGAAGCGGCCGCGGCTTGCACCCTGGTCGGGGCCACCGCCTGGCGGATGCTCATGGGGTGGCCGCCCCACACGGTCCAGCCGGACGACGTCGTGTTGATCTGGGGCGGGTCCGGGGGACTTGGCTCGATGGCGATCCAGATCGTCCGCGAGCAGGGGGGCATCCCGGTCGCGGTCGTGTCCACCGACGAACGCGGCAAGTTCTGCATGGACCTGGGAGCCAAGGGCTACGTGCTTCGGACCGGCTACGACCACTTCGGCCGGATGCCCGACTGGTCCGACGACGCCGGCTATGCCGAGTGGTCCGCCGGGTGCCGGGCGTTCGGCAAGGCGGTCTGGGAGGTCCTCGGCGAGCGCCGCTCTCCGCGGATCGTGTTCGAGCACCCCGGACAAAGCACCATCCCGACGTCGATGTTCGTCTGCGACACGGGCGGCATGGTCGTGATCTGTGCAGGGACCACCGGTTACAACGCCGACGTCGACCTGCGCTACGTGTGGATGCGGCAGAAGCGCCTGCAGGGCTCCCACTTCGCCAACGACGAGCAGTCCTACGCGTTTAACGACCTGGTGCGGTCCGGACGGCTGGACCCGTGCCTGGGCGACGTCTTCAGCTTTGAGGACATCTGGAAGCCGCACCAGCTGATGTTCGAGAACCGCCATTCGGAAGGAAACATGGCGGCGCTGGTGGGAGTCCGGGAGCCGGGCCGCACGGACCTCGACCTGTAG